In the bacterium genome, one interval contains:
- the purL gene encoding phosphoribosylformylglycinamidine synthase subunit PurL, protein MSIKNTKPIEPSVYREMGLNDEEYKKITEVLGRHPTYTEVGMYAVMWSEHCGYKYSRPILRYFSKYKEAIDGEGLENAGIIDIGGGYGVCFKIESHNHPSAVEPYQGAATGVGGILRDIFTMGARPIASLNSLRFGSLDDARTRYLFEHVVGGIASYGNCVGVPTVGGEVYFDDCYAGNPLLNAMAIGIMKHEDVAYARAQGVGNPVLIVGSRTGRDGIHGATFASVELTEESESRKSNVQMGDPFTEKLLIEATLEALKSGYITGIQDMGAAGITCSTCETSAKAGTGMTIDVSKVPMRETGMTPYEIMLSESQERMLAIVNKGREDDVIAIFKKWGLNAVVVGEVTGDGIVHVYDKGELVAEVPAKSLADEAPTYYLKTEEPSYLKDVQNYDLSQIPEPDDYTEALFKLIESPSISSKEWVYQQYDHMVQTNTAIMPGSDAAVIRIRETTKGIAVTTDCNGRYVYLDPYMGAQIAVAEAARNLACSGARPVGATDCLNFGNPEKPEAFWQFERAVKGLADACDFFGAPVVSGNVSFYNETPEMAIYPTPVIGLLGLIDDVQKRCTSEFKNEGDVIALISNTCESESLGASEYLNTIHGLAVGRPPKLDMEREKKVHEVLIRAIGRGLLSSAHDCSDGGLAITLAESCIIGKVGAEISLQTNCKKSEALFAETQSRVVVSLPADKLEDLVKIAKSLEVDCTVIGKVSGKSLKIAVNDSSIVDACVSEMESRWRSVIGKKMDS, encoded by the coding sequence ATGAGTATAAAAAACACAAAGCCTATTGAGCCCTCCGTCTACCGTGAGATGGGGCTCAATGATGAAGAATACAAAAAGATAACCGAGGTGCTCGGGCGTCACCCGACATACACCGAAGTTGGGATGTATGCAGTTATGTGGAGTGAGCACTGCGGCTATAAATACTCCCGCCCGATATTGCGATATTTCAGCAAATATAAAGAGGCCATAGACGGCGAGGGTCTGGAAAATGCAGGCATTATAGACATCGGCGGCGGCTATGGTGTGTGCTTCAAAATAGAGAGCCATAACCATCCATCCGCAGTCGAGCCATATCAGGGCGCTGCGACAGGTGTCGGCGGCATCTTGCGCGACATATTTACAATGGGCGCAAGGCCGATAGCATCCCTCAACTCGCTGCGGTTCGGCAGCCTAGACGACGCTCGCACACGGTATCTGTTTGAGCATGTGGTCGGCGGGATCGCGTCCTACGGCAACTGTGTAGGTGTGCCGACTGTCGGCGGTGAGGTCTACTTCGATGACTGCTATGCAGGCAACCCGCTGCTCAACGCTATGGCAATCGGAATTATGAAACACGAAGATGTGGCTTACGCCCGCGCACAGGGAGTCGGAAACCCAGTGCTCATTGTCGGATCAAGAACAGGGCGAGACGGTATACATGGCGCCACGTTCGCATCGGTCGAACTGACTGAAGAGTCCGAGAGCCGGAAGTCGAACGTGCAGATGGGTGACCCGTTCACCGAAAAACTGCTCATCGAGGCCACTCTTGAAGCCTTGAAATCGGGCTATATAACCGGAATCCAGGACATGGGCGCTGCGGGAATCACATGCTCGACCTGTGAGACCAGCGCCAAAGCCGGAACCGGTATGACCATAGACGTCAGCAAAGTCCCCATGCGCGAGACCGGCATGACCCCGTACGAGATCATGCTCAGCGAATCTCAGGAGCGCATGCTTGCAATCGTTAACAAAGGCCGCGAAGACGATGTCATTGCGATTTTCAAGAAGTGGGGGCTAAACGCCGTAGTGGTGGGCGAAGTCACTGGCGACGGAATAGTGCATGTGTATGACAAAGGCGAACTGGTTGCCGAAGTCCCGGCAAAGTCTCTCGCAGACGAGGCTCCGACCTATTATCTCAAAACCGAGGAACCCTCCTATCTCAAAGATGTCCAGAATTACGACCTCTCGCAGATACCGGAGCCGGATGATTACACTGAAGCTCTCTTCAAGCTGATCGAGTCGCCGTCCATATCCAGCAAAGAATGGGTCTATCAGCAGTACGACCATATGGTGCAGACAAACACCGCCATAATGCCCGGCTCGGATGCAGCGGTCATCAGGATCAGAGAGACTACAAAAGGCATAGCCGTCACTACTGACTGCAACGGCCGGTATGTCTATCTTGACCCTTACATGGGTGCTCAGATTGCAGTTGCCGAGGCGGCCAGAAACCTGGCATGCTCTGGTGCCAGACCCGTAGGCGCAACAGACTGTCTCAACTTCGGCAACCCCGAAAAACCCGAGGCGTTCTGGCAGTTCGAGCGAGCCGTAAAGGGATTGGCTGACGCATGCGACTTCTTCGGTGCGCCGGTCGTCAGCGGCAACGTCAGTTTCTATAACGAGACGCCTGAGATGGCGATCTACCCCACCCCTGTGATCGGTCTATTGGGCCTCATCGACGATGTGCAAAAACGGTGCACGTCCGAATTCAAAAACGAAGGTGATGTCATCGCATTGATATCGAACACATGCGAGAGCGAATCGCTGGGTGCAAGCGAGTATCTGAACACGATCCATGGCCTCGCAGTGGGTCGACCACCGAAGCTGGATATGGAGCGTGAGAAGAAAGTCCATGAAGTGCTCATCAGAGCGATAGGCAGAGGACTTTTGAGTTCCGCGCACGATTGCTCGGACGGCGGCCTTGCGATTACCCTGGCCGAATCGTGTATAATAGGTAAGGTGGGTGCTGAAATCTCACTGCAAACAAATTGCAAAAAATCGGAAGCATTGTTTGCCGAGACGCAGTCCAGAGTGGTCGTGTCGCTTCCCGCTGATAAGCTGGAAGACCTTGTCAAGATCGCCAAGAGTCTGGAAGTCGACTGCACCGTCATTGGCAAGGTCAGCGGCAAATCACTTAAAATTGCGGTCAACGATAGTTCGATAGTGGACGCATGCGTGAGCGAGATGGAATCGCGCTGGCGCTCGGTTATCGGTAAAAAGATGGACAGCTAA
- the purS gene encoding phosphoribosylformylglycinamidine synthase subunit PurS, producing MAKVNVYVTLKPALLDAQGKVVQGALENLGFDKVKSVRMGKFIEIEVDGNGNLENDVEEMCKKLLANANTENYRFEIVK from the coding sequence ATGGCTAAAGTAAACGTATACGTAACTCTCAAGCCCGCTCTGCTGGATGCGCAGGGCAAGGTGGTCCAGGGCGCTCTCGAAAACCTTGGTTTCGACAAAGTTAAGAGCGTGCGCATGGGCAAATTCATCGAGATAGAAGTGGACGGCAACGGCAATCTCGAAAACGATGTGGAAGAGATGTGCAAAAAACTTCTGGCAAACGCGAACACGGAGAATTATCGGTTCGAGATCGTAAAATAA
- the rplI gene encoding 50S ribosomal protein L9 translates to MKVILTRDVKDLGKAGELVNASEGYVRNFLIPRKMAVIADAGAMKAFEQKKKTLEHKGEKLLADAKDTAGKLDNIKVTIKGKAGSGTKLYGSVTNQEIADALKAQHGIVIDKRKIHTDEPIKTIGSFEVPVKLHHDVSTKIHVEVVEEQ, encoded by the coding sequence ATGAAAGTGATCCTTACCCGAGACGTTAAAGACCTGGGCAAGGCAGGCGAACTGGTAAACGCATCCGAAGGTTATGTGCGAAATTTCCTTATACCGCGCAAAATGGCAGTCATCGCAGACGCGGGAGCTATGAAAGCATTTGAGCAGAAAAAGAAGACACTGGAACATAAAGGTGAGAAACTGCTCGCCGACGCAAAAGATACAGCCGGCAAGCTCGACAACATCAAAGTCACAATTAAAGGCAAGGCAGGCTCGGGCACGAAACTCTATGGATCAGTGACAAACCAGGAAATCGCAGATGCCCTGAAAGCTCAGCACGGCATCGTAATCGATAAACGCAAGATTCACACCGATGAACCGATCAAGACTATCGGGTCGTTTGAAGTGCCCGTCAAACTCCATCACGATGTATCGACAAAAATTCACGTAGAAGTTGTTGAGGAACAATAA
- a CDS encoding MlaD family protein, which produces MRLRNEAKVGLIVVGALALLIGIYWFLGGFSLRASSFPAYTIFPNAQKLDKGADVRMAGVKIGIVSDVVLTKSSKARINMLIWKGVCIPSDSKARVTTGAFVGDFYVEVLPGKANNCILKGQRIESEQIAQFDQLMNKANDLLTELKTTAKGINKVLDNKKMQEDINQTIASIKKSAQSASMLILSAQNLIAQASPEVQKTLANLSAASEHAVDISQQMEECLAKDIRPNVKPLIGQAQKAMVDMSSALNEAQSLLSSLGELTPEMKQILAKANGSAQQAEQMLTNLNAASASIKNLTTDPELICNLKATAKNIAEASCKANLAMDKINQKLGAFKGPTQQQKSEIPLYGISGDGLWNTAKGKYRFDANYTFALGYPMFMRAGLYNVGENTRVNFQAGNTFDESNALRYGLYASRVGIGYDHRFGKKVLISTDIFRPDDPQIEMRGIFGIKDGLGLYTGVQDLLDEDNRDLLVGINYNN; this is translated from the coding sequence GTGAGACTGAGAAACGAAGCAAAAGTCGGTTTGATAGTGGTCGGCGCACTGGCGCTGCTGATCGGAATCTACTGGTTCCTCGGCGGATTCAGCCTCAGGGCGTCCAGTTTCCCCGCGTACACCATCTTTCCTAATGCCCAGAAACTCGATAAGGGCGCCGACGTCCGCATGGCGGGCGTCAAGATCGGGATAGTCTCAGATGTTGTGCTCACAAAATCCAGTAAAGCCCGTATCAATATGCTTATCTGGAAAGGAGTATGCATACCGTCCGACTCAAAAGCACGTGTGACAACCGGCGCGTTTGTCGGAGATTTTTATGTCGAGGTACTTCCTGGAAAAGCAAACAACTGCATACTTAAAGGACAGCGGATCGAAAGCGAGCAGATTGCGCAGTTTGATCAATTGATGAATAAAGCCAACGACCTCCTCACGGAGCTCAAAACTACCGCTAAAGGCATCAATAAAGTGCTCGATAACAAAAAAATGCAGGAAGATATCAACCAGACAATCGCCTCAATTAAAAAATCGGCTCAGTCCGCATCTATGCTGATCCTGTCCGCTCAAAATCTGATTGCGCAGGCGTCTCCAGAGGTTCAGAAAACGCTTGCGAATCTTTCTGCGGCTTCCGAGCATGCTGTCGATATAAGTCAGCAGATGGAAGAATGCCTGGCCAAAGATATCAGGCCAAACGTCAAGCCGCTGATCGGGCAGGCACAAAAGGCAATGGTCGACATGTCATCGGCACTCAACGAGGCGCAGTCACTGCTGTCCTCATTGGGCGAACTGACACCTGAGATGAAGCAGATCCTGGCAAAAGCAAATGGTTCCGCGCAGCAGGCTGAACAGATGCTGACAAACCTGAATGCTGCCAGCGCATCCATCAAAAACCTGACGACCGACCCTGAACTGATTTGCAACCTCAAAGCCACCGCCAAGAACATAGCCGAAGCCAGTTGTAAGGCCAACTTGGCCATGGACAAGATAAATCAAAAACTCGGCGCTTTCAAAGGTCCGACCCAGCAGCAAAAGAGTGAAATTCCGCTCTACGGAATCAGCGGCGACGGACTCTGGAATACCGCCAAAGGCAAATACAGGTTCGACGCCAATTACACATTCGCGTTGGGTTATCCTATGTTCATGCGGGCAGGCCTATACAATGTCGGCGAAAACACCAGAGTCAATTTCCAGGCAGGCAACACTTTTGATGAATCGAATGCGCTCAGGTATGGCTTGTACGCTTCGAGAGTGGGCATCGGATATGACCACAGGTTCGGGAAAAAAGTCCTGATATCGACCGATATATTCAGACCGGACGACCCTCAGATCGAAATGCGCGGCATATTTGGGATCAAGGACGGCCTGGGACTCTATACGGGTGTGCAGGACCTGCTCGATGAAGACAACCGTGACCTGCTTGTCGGCATCAATTACAACAATTGA
- the purQ gene encoding phosphoribosylformylglycinamidine synthase subunit PurQ has translation MKFGVVIFPGSNCDQDAYFAVRDVLKQPVEYIWHQETDLSGFDCIILPGGFSYGDYLRTGAVAKFSPVMNAVSEHAAKGGRLIGICNGFQILCESGLLPGALISNKGLRFICKFVNVKVVNNKTDFTNLCTDGQVLSIPIAHHGGNYYADAETIKKLEDNNRVILRYCDEAGNVTNDANPNGSINNIAGIINDKGNVAGMMPHPERAAESILGSDDGKLILQSIVESLMA, from the coding sequence ATGAAATTCGGAGTAGTCATATTCCCCGGGTCAAACTGCGATCAGGATGCGTATTTCGCCGTGCGCGACGTCCTAAAGCAGCCGGTGGAATATATCTGGCATCAGGAGACGGACCTCAGCGGCTTTGATTGTATTATCCTGCCAGGCGGGTTCTCATACGGCGATTATCTGCGCACCGGCGCAGTGGCAAAATTCAGCCCCGTTATGAATGCCGTAAGCGAGCATGCGGCCAAGGGCGGAAGACTCATTGGGATATGCAACGGGTTCCAGATACTCTGCGAATCGGGACTGCTTCCCGGCGCTCTGATTTCCAACAAGGGACTGCGCTTTATTTGCAAATTTGTCAACGTGAAGGTGGTGAACAACAAAACTGACTTCACAAACTTGTGCACCGATGGCCAGGTCCTTTCGATCCCGATTGCTCACCACGGTGGCAACTATTATGCCGACGCCGAGACTATCAAAAAGTTGGAGGACAATAATCGGGTCATCTTGCGCTATTGCGATGAGGCCGGTAATGTCACAAATGATGCCAATCCGAATGGGTCGATCAACAACATCGCCGGGATCATAAATGACAAGGGTAATGTGGCGGGTATGATGCCCCACCCCGAGCGTGCGGCCGAAAGCATTTTGGGAAGCGATGACGGAAAACTGATACTGCAGTCCATAGTGGAGAGTCTGATGGCTTGA
- a CDS encoding four helix bundle protein, which translates to MVYKTIESFPRNEQFALAQQLRRAAVSIAANIAEGSSRSSQKEFSRYVEMAYGSLCEVIAELFVAKDRGYIQDEVFKDLYLKSESLGRMLSKFRGSLETSWIKCTGKV; encoded by the coding sequence ATGGTATATAAGACTATTGAGTCATTTCCAAGAAACGAACAATTTGCGCTCGCACAACAATTGCGGCGTGCAGCCGTCTCAATTGCAGCAAATATTGCTGAGGGCAGTTCCAGATCATCTCAAAAAGAATTTTCTCGTTATGTTGAAATGGCATATGGGTCACTTTGCGAAGTAATTGCAGAGTTGTTTGTCGCAAAAGACCGGGGATACATTCAGGATGAAGTTTTTAAGGATTTGTATTTGAAGTCAGAATCGCTTGGACGTATGCTGAGCAAATTTCGAGGTTCACTGGAAACTTCTTGGATTAAATGTACTGGCAAGGTTTGA
- the dnaB gene encoding replicative DNA helicase, translated as MERLASTIDKIPPQNLEAEQSTLGSMMIERSAMEKAIEILRAEDFYRPAHQEVFDALVSLMERDEPADLITLQEELRKRGKLDDVGGTEYLMALVDSVPTAANIEYYAHIVEKKSILRKLISAGTQIIGMAQNEDEDVDSIADQAERLIFSVAQRRMGEYFQPITPLVMQAWEWIEKRYHDKGEASGVATGFTKLDHMTSGLQKSDFIIIAGRPSMGKTALALDIALNAATKVNETVAIFSLEMSAEQLVQRMICSRARANAHRLRTGYFQDSEWERIAQASSSLWDAPIYIDDSTDMTTMAMRAKCRRLKAEHGLGLVVVDYLQLMRSHRNIDNRVQEISEIARGLKSLAREMRCPVIAGSQLSRAVEKRDDKRPMLSDLRESGSIEAEADIVMMLFRPEYYVIKEVEDTESVQGSDGSGFDPDARNVETTEIIIGKHRNGPTGTVKVGFVREFASFENLAEGYEG; from the coding sequence ATGGAAAGATTAGCTTCAACAATAGATAAGATTCCGCCGCAGAATCTGGAGGCCGAGCAATCGACCCTCGGCTCGATGATGATTGAGCGGTCGGCTATGGAAAAAGCCATAGAAATCCTTAGAGCTGAGGATTTCTACAGACCCGCTCATCAGGAGGTCTTCGACGCGCTCGTCTCGCTTATGGAACGCGACGAACCGGCTGACCTAATCACACTCCAGGAAGAACTGCGTAAACGCGGTAAGCTCGATGACGTGGGCGGCACCGAATATCTGATGGCTCTGGTCGACTCAGTGCCCACAGCCGCCAACATCGAATATTACGCGCACATAGTCGAGAAAAAATCCATCCTCCGCAAGCTCATATCCGCTGGGACCCAGATCATAGGCATGGCTCAAAATGAGGATGAGGACGTAGACTCCATCGCCGACCAGGCTGAGCGGCTTATCTTCAGCGTGGCTCAGCGCAGAATGGGCGAATATTTCCAACCGATCACACCGCTCGTGATGCAGGCTTGGGAGTGGATCGAAAAGCGCTACCATGATAAGGGTGAGGCCTCGGGCGTGGCTACCGGATTTACAAAACTTGATCACATGACCTCCGGACTTCAAAAGTCGGACTTCATAATCATCGCAGGCCGACCCTCTATGGGAAAGACCGCCCTCGCACTGGATATCGCACTCAATGCAGCAACCAAAGTTAACGAAACTGTTGCGATATTCAGCCTGGAAATGTCTGCCGAGCAGCTTGTTCAAAGAATGATTTGTTCACGCGCAAGAGCGAATGCTCATCGCTTGCGGACCGGATACTTCCAGGATTCCGAGTGGGAAAGGATTGCGCAGGCCTCAAGCTCTCTCTGGGACGCACCCATCTACATTGATGATTCCACCGATATGACTACAATGGCCATGCGTGCCAAGTGCCGCAGGCTTAAAGCCGAACATGGGCTGGGACTGGTTGTGGTCGATTACCTGCAGCTTATGCGCTCGCACAGAAATATAGACAACCGTGTGCAGGAAATTTCAGAGATCGCCCGTGGACTTAAGAGCCTGGCAAGAGAAATGCGATGCCCCGTAATTGCAGGCTCGCAACTCAGCCGTGCAGTTGAAAAGCGCGACGATAAGCGTCCTATGCTCTCCGATCTGCGTGAATCCGGCTCGATTGAAGCTGAAGCGGATATCGTTATGATGCTCTTTAGACCCGAATATTACGTGATTAAAGAAGTCGAGGATACTGAATCGGTACAGGGAAGCGATGGGTCTGGCTTTGACCCTGATGCGCGAAATGTCGAAACCACCGAAATTATCATCGGTAAACATAGAAACGGCCCGACGGGAACCGTCAAGGTCGGTTTTGTGCGCGAGTTTGCGTCGTTTGAAAACCTGGCTGAAGGATATGAAGGTTAG
- the purE gene encoding 5-(carboxyamino)imidazole ribonucleotide mutase, whose amino-acid sequence MPGKVAIVMGSKSDAETMKGAADMLTSFGVANETYVISAHRTPHVAIEFASKAEENGFEVIIAGAGMAAHLPGILAAITALPVIGVPTKSAALSGVDSLYSIVQMPTGIPVATVAIDGAKNAGILAVQILSVKYPELREAIKKHKEKLASAGAVRI is encoded by the coding sequence ATGCCAGGTAAAGTTGCAATAGTGATGGGCAGCAAGTCTGATGCCGAAACGATGAAGGGTGCTGCCGATATGCTCACCAGTTTTGGGGTGGCAAACGAGACATACGTGATCTCGGCTCACCGCACTCCGCATGTCGCAATCGAATTCGCGTCAAAGGCCGAGGAGAACGGCTTCGAGGTGATCATAGCGGGCGCTGGAATGGCTGCGCACCTGCCTGGAATCCTGGCCGCGATCACTGCCCTGCCCGTTATCGGCGTCCCGACAAAGTCCGCCGCGTTAAGCGGTGTGGATTCACTATATTCGATAGTGCAGATGCCGACAGGGATCCCGGTCGCGACTGTCGCTATAGACGGCGCGAAGAACGCAGGAATTCTGGCAGTGCAGATATTGAGCGTGAAATATCCCGAACTGCGCGAGGCAATTAAGAAACATAAAGAGAAACTGGCCTCTGCGGGGGCCGTGCGGATATAG
- a CDS encoding nucleotidyltransferase domain-containing protein, whose product MRKLSSVNIISEQDKQLLTELKNVVGEHVPDAQVALYGSAARGSAGPDSDYDILILTKRKLSSSRERELREAVYELGLNEQVLLSLAIYSKDEWKSPVFRGSPYRKNVIKEGIIV is encoded by the coding sequence ATGAGAAAATTAAGCTCGGTCAACATAATAAGCGAACAGGACAAACAACTGCTTACAGAGTTGAAAAATGTAGTCGGCGAGCATGTGCCTGATGCGCAAGTCGCACTCTATGGCTCTGCAGCGCGTGGTTCGGCTGGACCGGATTCTGACTATGACATTCTTATACTTACCAAGCGTAAACTATCATCCAGCCGGGAGAGAGAACTCAGAGAAGCTGTATATGAACTCGGACTAAACGAACAAGTGCTTCTCTCTCTTGCCATATATTCAAAAGATGAATGGAAAAGCCCTGTTTTTCGTGGGTCGCCCTACCGCAAAAACGTAATCAAGGAGGGTATTATCGTTTGA
- a CDS encoding HEPN domain-containing protein yields MKLDEREYIRHRLARAEDTIGEAETLLNAGFSVGVVNRLYYACFYAVSALLLSEGHAASKHSGVISLFDKHWIKPKRLNPEMSKFYHLLFDNRQKGDYADVFTFDHSDLTSWLNETKIFVNTLSNWLINNIDLHMD; encoded by the coding sequence TTGAAGCTCGACGAGCGTGAATATATACGGCATCGACTCGCGAGAGCAGAGGATACTATAGGCGAGGCTGAAACGCTGCTAAATGCAGGATTCAGTGTCGGCGTAGTAAACCGCCTTTACTATGCCTGCTTTTATGCGGTATCAGCTCTGCTGCTTTCTGAAGGCCACGCAGCCTCAAAACACAGCGGAGTGATATCGCTTTTTGACAAACATTGGATCAAGCCGAAACGGCTCAACCCGGAAATGAGTAAGTTCTACCATCTGCTCTTCGACAATCGACAGAAGGGTGATTATGCTGATGTTTTTACATTCGATCATTCTGACCTGACAAGCTGGCTGAATGAGACAAAGATATTTGTTAATACACTGTCGAACTGGCTTATAAACAACATCGACCTGCATATGGATTGA
- a CDS encoding ABC transporter ATP-binding protein — translation MITAKQLSYRVNGGSILRRVDLHVRKGETMAVMGMSGAGKSTLLKCIGGLLQPTGGELLIDGTDIARMSESCLDTVRRRIGMVFQYAALFDSLDVFENVAFGLRRHTQMTESEIADMVAHRLAMVGLADTQKKMPSELSGGMQKRVGLARALALDPDIVLYDEPTSGLDPITAATIAELIVKTRDELGVTSVLVTHDIQSITKVASRIAMIHRGRIIASGSVEEMQQCEDATVCQFMNGETQGPIKITS, via the coding sequence GTGATTACGGCAAAACAGCTTTCATATAGAGTGAACGGAGGCTCGATCCTCCGGCGGGTCGACCTCCATGTCCGCAAAGGCGAGACTATGGCGGTCATGGGGATGTCGGGAGCAGGCAAAAGCACGCTCCTCAAGTGTATAGGCGGACTCCTGCAGCCCACAGGCGGCGAACTGCTTATAGACGGCACGGATATCGCACGTATGTCTGAGAGCTGCCTGGACACGGTTCGCAGAAGGATCGGCATGGTCTTTCAATATGCCGCGCTCTTCGATTCGCTCGACGTCTTCGAAAACGTGGCTTTCGGTCTGAGAAGACATACGCAAATGACTGAGAGCGAAATCGCCGATATGGTGGCGCATAGACTTGCGATGGTGGGGCTTGCCGATACGCAGAAGAAAATGCCGTCTGAACTTTCAGGAGGAATGCAAAAAAGAGTCGGACTCGCAAGAGCACTTGCGCTTGACCCGGATATTGTGCTCTATGATGAGCCGACCTCCGGCCTGGACCCTATCACGGCAGCAACTATTGCGGAACTTATCGTCAAGACACGTGATGAGCTTGGTGTGACGTCGGTGTTGGTGACACACGATATACAAAGTATCACCAAAGTGGCAAGCAGGATTGCTATGATACACCGTGGAAGGATTATCGCGAGTGGCAGCGTCGAAGAGATGCAGCAGTGTGAAGACGCCACTGTGTGCCAGTTTATGAACGGCGAGACTCAGGGACCTATCAAAATAACAAGTTAA
- the purD gene encoding phosphoribosylamine--glycine ligase: protein MKVLIIGSGGREHALAWKIAQSDKVDKIYAWPGNAGIGHIAECINGSVMDIIGAADFAEKEKIDLTVVGPESPLIAGMVDEFQKRGLTVFGPNKAAAQMEGSKVFAKKLMLDNGIPTAMCEVFDNPEKACAYIESIASKTDTPIVIKADGEAAGKGVFINKTKADALESIDIIMKQKAFGASGNRLVIEEFLDGPEASYMCFVDGETFVPMIPSQDHKRAYDNDEGPNTGGMGCYSPVPVVTSEVSRVVQESIVKPTLAALKKMGIYYTGVLYVGLALTSKGPKVVEFNCRFGDPETQVVLPLLQTDLVEILLAVAHGRLDSIDVNWYDKKALCVVMASGGYPGNYEKGKVITGVGEAESNEDVIVFHAGTETKDGKTVTSGGRVLGVTAVAESFENCIKKAYAAVDKIHFDGAHFRHDIGRRLIV from the coding sequence TTGAAAGTTCTCATAATAGGAAGCGGCGGGCGAGAGCATGCGCTTGCCTGGAAAATTGCTCAGTCTGATAAAGTGGATAAAATATATGCCTGGCCGGGAAACGCCGGGATCGGACATATCGCCGAATGCATAAACGGCAGCGTAATGGATATCATAGGAGCAGCCGACTTCGCCGAAAAAGAAAAAATCGACCTGACCGTGGTCGGGCCGGAATCGCCACTTATCGCCGGCATGGTAGACGAGTTTCAGAAGCGAGGCCTCACAGTCTTCGGTCCGAACAAGGCTGCCGCTCAAATGGAGGGCAGCAAAGTCTTTGCAAAAAAACTGATGCTCGATAACGGCATCCCGACTGCCATGTGTGAAGTCTTCGATAATCCTGAAAAGGCGTGCGCCTATATAGAATCCATTGCATCCAAAACTGACACACCGATTGTGATAAAAGCGGATGGCGAGGCTGCAGGCAAAGGCGTTTTCATAAACAAGACCAAGGCCGATGCCCTTGAGTCCATAGATATAATAATGAAGCAGAAAGCCTTCGGCGCTTCCGGCAATCGGCTGGTGATCGAAGAATTTCTGGACGGTCCAGAAGCATCCTATATGTGTTTCGTGGATGGTGAGACGTTTGTTCCGATGATTCCCTCGCAGGACCACAAGCGTGCATACGATAACGACGAAGGTCCCAACACTGGCGGCATGGGCTGTTATTCACCTGTGCCGGTCGTGACAAGCGAAGTGTCCAGGGTTGTGCAAGAATCTATAGTTAAACCTACACTCGCCGCGCTTAAGAAAATGGGAATTTATTATACAGGTGTGCTCTATGTCGGCCTCGCGCTGACTAGTAAGGGTCCCAAAGTCGTCGAGTTCAACTGCCGTTTCGGTGACCCGGAAACCCAAGTTGTGCTGCCACTTTTACAGACAGATTTGGTTGAAATATTGTTGGCTGTGGCGCATGGAAGACTCGACAGTATCGACGTAAATTGGTATGATAAGAAAGCTCTTTGTGTTGTAATGGCCTCGGGCGGTTACCCGGGCAATTATGAGAAGGGCAAGGTCATCACCGGCGTTGGTGAGGCCGAATCTAACGAAGACGTTATTGTGTTCCACGCGGGCACCGAGACCAAAGACGGAAAAACCGTCACGTCCGGTGGTCGCGTTCTTGGTGTGACTGCCGTAGCCGAAAGTTTTGAAAATTGCATCAAAAAGGCGTATGCGGCAGTGGACAAGATTCACTTCGATGGAGCGCATTTTAGGCATGATATAGGAAGGCGTTTGATAGTTTGA